From Pyrenophora tritici-repentis strain M4 chromosome 1, whole genome shotgun sequence, the proteins below share one genomic window:
- a CDS encoding pheromone B alpha 2 receptor → MGTDVVDVDVYVQSGVINAPLYTSAVVFPVLAFISWTICIPPMAWHFQQSNVAMGSFILWIILLNFFNSINPLIWPRDNLIDWWDGSVWCDIQVRLQVSCGVGLAVSSALIVRKLARVMDTSNIIVSSSRTSKTKERIWEAVWCWGAPLLLMVLYYVIQPTRYMIYGIVGCIATYDTSWPSIVIIFIWAPIAMCVAAYWAALLVYRLYRYRRDFHRLVTARNTTASRFVRLFILSMVVILIYLVYSFYLLVQVCLVVNDPYSWSTIHDPARFNTIIRVPMYGKVQMDKWIQIVTGFVIFALFGTGVDAHNLYKRMLVSVGAGKIWPSLYEESQHGSRTPSILIAARSWTENVSTKAKSMLSSSSKIDETRDTFSTSTRNGSIALDAISHLQNTTTEDTLVRLKQKDPASSTGRRSFFKRWFATPYLNSPILPLFSHRHFTTITGPDASRSPAAAASSSSPGVHTQAWAAQGTSSGGRASVGSGVHVFQEVHQARHERWEREKDGSSIAALV, encoded by the exons ATGGGCACCGATGTCGTCGACGTCGACGTTTATGTACAATCAGGCGTAATCAATGCCCCTCTCTACACGTCCGCCGTGGTATTTCCTGTGCTCGCCTTCATATCATGGACCATCTGCATCCCACCCATGGCCTGGCATTTCCAACAGTCCAACGTAGCCATGGGCTCCTTCATCCTCTGGATCATCCTGCTCAACTTCTTCAACTCCATCAACCCGCTCATCTGGCCCCGCGACAACCTCATCGACTGGTGGGACGGCAGCGTTTGGTGTGACATCCAAGTGCGCCTCCAAGTGAGCTGCGGTGTAGGCCTAGCCGTTTCATCCGCCCTAATTGTGCGCAAGTTGGCTAGGGTCATGGACACGAGCAATATTATTGTATCGAGCAGCCGGACCAGCAAGACTAAAGAGAGGATTTGGGAAGCAGTGTGGTGTTGGGGCGCCCCACTACTTCTGATGGTTTTGTACTATGTTATCCAGCCAACCCGATACATGATTTACGGCATCGTAGGCTGCATAGCCACCTACGATACATCCTGGCCGAGCATAGTGATAATCTTCATCTGGGCACCCATAGCCATGTGCGTCGCTGCTTACTGGGCAG CTCTCTTAGTCTACCGTCTGTACCGTTACAGACGCGACTTCCACCGCCTGGTCACAGCACGCAACACAACTGCCTCGCGCTTCGTCCGCCTCTTCATCCTCAGCATGGTCGTCATTCTCATCTATCTCGTCTATTCCTTCTACCTCCTCGTCCAAGTCTGCCTTGTAGTCAACGACCCTTACTCATGGTCCACGATCCACGATCCCGCCAGATTCAACACCATCATCCGCGTCCCCATGTACGGCAAAGTCCAAATGGACAAGTGGATTCAAATCGTCACCGGCTTTGTCATCTTTGCCTTGTTCGGCACGGGCGTCGATGCGCATAATCTCTACAAGAGGATGCTTGTTTCCGTTGGCGCGGGCAAGATATGGCCCAGTTTGTACGAAGAGAGCCAGCATGGATCACGAACGCCGAGTATTCTTATCGCAGCGAGGTCTTGGACGGAGAATGTCTCGACCAAGGCAAAGAGTATGCTTTCGTCGTCGTCAAAGATAGATGAGACAAGAGATACGTTTAGTACTTCTACGCGCAACGGCTCTATTGCTCTAGACGCCATCTCGCACTTGCAAAACACAACTACCGAAGACACGCTGGTGCGCCTCAAGCAGAAAGACCCTGCTTCATCGACTGGGCGTCGTTCGTTTTTTAAACGCTGGTTCGCTACTCCGTATCTGAACAGCCCTATCCTACCCCTCTTCTCCCACCGCCACTTCACAACCATCACGGGTCCCGATGCTAGTAGATCGCCAGCTGCAGCAGCATCCTCGTCTTCACCAGGCGTACACACTCAAGCTTGGGCTGCGCAGGGAACCTCGTCTGGTGGACGAGCCAGCGTCGGTAGCGGTGTTCATGTCTTCCAGGAGGTGCATCAGGCGCGTCATGAAAGGTGGGAGAGAGAAAAAGATGGGAGTTCTATCGCTGCGTTAGTGTAA
- a CDS encoding SPS1, Serine-threonine protein kinase, producing MHGSSIEVCGNEQFYLGRDTALCRYAWYEDLTISRVHLRIHCILYDQDPDSTIAPFVYATDLSANGTYLKRSNLECTASQGPGILMGRNSTFLLDDRDEISISETVTLIYRSKSPLQLMSLTALQEKERQTFASRFLVTGRLLGEGGYGKVLVGINQNTQRQLACKIIRIDKLYNTLAVQNLRLPSGGRQEREPQTKKRWPTRVASCFREFDILKDLTHPNTIALEKVFWSPSTIYIFLELATGGDLFSFINFKGGKLDDTQAATVVHQILKGVEYLHGQGIAHRDLKPDNILMTSFEEDARVVISDFGAARFLPGAKTPSSSQSNKYQRMFSVVGTFEYTAPEIFRLNRAIPADGGYSKSVDMWSIGSITAILLTGDALFIDRSHPEYHTNPKDVIVGLAAVCDLSVLDEDHHPCWMTVGGLPKHFIKNLLVLKEEDRMTASMALAHSWFSENTKKTYARTIAAWKPPKKNIQLVERITSPLPASGISNKTSSHVTTSRHLGDIGSQIRPPNTSLPSIIEDHEPAQCASQVKLSSSKGKATTPHLRSGGQLTHRELQLPQTGVIFGSPGHQISLLKSATPGMDVDDMDDGEDSDCSGESLNRVTNNYSQRREYIRHLQHQEYQSGHGSIQVHQTPFDEYVNYEGRRDEHTVDEVYYQEAQDPENDSVCVQETPPELMRKRGRAYDQALPAYKRRFAIGSSG from the exons ATGCACGGCAGCAGCATTGAAGTGTGCGGGAATGAGCAGTTCTACCTGGGGAGAGATACAGCGCTCTG TCGTTATGCCTGGTACGAGGACCTGACTATTTCACGAGTGCATCTACGCATACACTGCATTCTTTACGATCAAGACCCGGATTCCACTATCGCCCCGTTTGTTTATGCGACCGACCTTTCAGCCAATGGTACCTATCTGAAAAGGAGTAATTTGGAATGTACCGCGTCACAAGGTCCCGGTATTCTGATGGGTCGCAATAGCACTTTCCTATTAGATGACAGAGACGAAATCAGTATCTCAGAGACCGTCACATTGATCTACCGATCCAAAAGTCCTTTGCAGCTGATGAGTCTCACGGCCTTGCAAGAAAAAGAGAGGCAGACGTTTGCATCGCGCTTTCTTGTCACTGGCCGTCTCCTCGGCGAGGGCGGGTATGGAAAGGTGCTTGTTGGCATCAACCAGAACACCCAGCGACAACTCGCATGCAAGATCATTCGAATAGACAAACTTTACAACACACTAGCTGTGCAGAACCTGCGCCTGCCCAGTGGCGGACGGCAGGAGCGTGAGCCTCAGACCAAGAAACGATGGCCCACAAGAGTCGCCAGTTGTTTCCGCGAATTTGACATACTCAAAGATCTCACTCATCCGAACACCATTGCTCTGGAAAAAGTTTTCTGGAGCCCAAGCACTATCTATATTTTCCTGGAGCTTGCTACAGGCGGTGACTTGTTCTCTTTCATCAACTTCAAGGGCGGCAAGCTTGATGACACACAGGCGGCGACTGTTGTGCATCAAATCCTCAAAGGTGTTGAGTATCTTCACGGCCAAGGTATCGCACACCGCGACCTTAAGCCTGACAACATTCTAATGACCTCGTTTGAAGAAGATGCTCGTGTCGTCATCAGTGACTTTGGCGCAGCTAGATTTCTACCTGGTGCCAAAACGCCAAGCTCATCGCAGTCCAACAAATACCAGCGAATGTTCTCTGTAGTTGGGACTTTCGAATACACCGCGCCTGAGATCTTCCGGCTGAACCGTGCCATTCCAGCTGACGGTGGTTACTCAAAGAGCGTAGACATGTGGTCTATCGGCTCTATCACGGCTATCCTGTTAACGGGTGATGCTCTCTTTATTGACCGTTCCCATCCCGAGTACCATACGAACCCTAAAGACGTAATTGTTGGTCTCGCAGCCGTCTGTGATCTGAGTGTGCTGGACGAGGACCACCATCCATGTTGGATGACAGTTGGTGGCCTCCCCAAGCATTTCATCAAGAACCTGTTAGTCTTGAAAGAGGAAGACCGGATGACTGCATCAATGGCTCTTGCACATTCCTGGTTCTCCGAGAACACCAAAAAGACGTATGCACGGACAATTGCCGCCTGGAAACCCCCCAAAAAGAACATTCAACTGGTCGAACGCATTACCAGTCCCTTGCCCGCTTCTGGTATATCCAACAAAACATCAAGCCATGTTACAACCTCGCGCCATCTTGGTGACATAGGTTCGCAGATTCGACCCCCCAACACCTCACTGCCGTCTATTATAGAGGATCATGAGCCAGCCCAGTGTGCAAGCCAAGTGAAACTTTCATCAAGCAAAGGCAAAGCTACTACACCGCATCTTCGATCAGGGGGTCAGCTCACCCATCGCGAACTGCAGCTACCTCAAACAGGCGTCATATTCGGAAGCCCTGGGCACCAAATTTCACTTTTGAAGTCAGCCACACCAGGTATGGATGTTGACGATATGGATGACGGCGAAGACTCGGACTGCTCTGGGGAGAGCTTAAATCGGGTTACGAACAATTACTCACAGCGAAGAGAGTACATACGACACTTGCAGCACCAGGAGTATCAGTCGGGGCACGGCTCAATTCAAGTACACCAAACGCCTTTTGATGAATACGTGAATTATGAGGGGCGCAGAGATGAGCACACAGTTGACGAAGTTTACTACCAGGAGGCTCAAGACCCCGAAAACGATTCAGTTTGTGTACAAGAGACGCCCCCGGAGTTGATGCGGAAGCGGGGACGCGCCTATGATCAAGCGCTGCCAGCTTACAAGCGGCGTTTCGCTATTGGTAGTTCGGGATGA